tgaaattgatcactgtacgttatttTTAcgtttcatcaataaaaatcaTCGTCATGAAAACGAGAAGAATAAGTTTAATTCAAAAAGCATTTTATGAACGATCTCTTAATGAGAGATTCTGATATGAACTATCATTGGGAATGTTGAGTTCCTGATACAGGTGTACATCGTTATTGCTGACTTGTAATGGCGGTGATATTTCGGCACTAGTAACATAGTCAGACGAACGCATCTCTTGTTTCCTGTTATAGAGTAGCCTAAAATATAGTAGAATTGATATGAATTATAAAGACTTTATGGACTCATGCAGAATATCCATAACCCACAACCATATTTACCTCAATAATATAACAATGACAACGACCAGGCTAAAGTTGATGACCAGTGAGATAGACAAGGCTGCGATGTATGCATCCGGGGTACTATACTCATCATTACTGACAATAGGTGCCTCTGAAAGTAAACAAtatttaagttttaaatttaGTATTGCTTCTGATCACTAGAACATATGAAAGATTACAGTTTGTGATAGACAGACATACTTTCCTTAACAATTCAGATTCTAGACTTTTTGGGGAGagaattatttgaaaatgtttaatattaCTTTTTGTACAAATATGGGGTTCCTAACTCAAAGTAACCCACAATAGGTAAGAAAGATTTAATAGAGATCAGCAGGTCACTTCGCTGTTAATACACCTGTGAAACAGTACTGGTCGACTAGGTTCAGTTTCAGTTAGGTTCGAAAGATGAAAggctaagataacgaacagtgatctgaaaaggtacatgtataaacgaTGATAAACTTCGGTATGAAATTAGAGTAACAGTTATCACTAAATATTGGTGATATCGCGAGTAAAACCGTTACTACAGTATACAAACCTTCCAAGGAAAACACGTCAAGTGGAATTTGATTTGGGGAAATGATATTCCAAGTTTAGTTTTTGTCTTTTTCAACGTAAAGGTTATTAAAGTTTAGAGAAATCGAATAATGTTTGAAATTCAGAGTTGTAAATACCTCTAGACgttaattatattttgaataaaacagAATGGATCTCTTGTGTATCGTGTTAGCCAAAACTGCCAACGGTATGGTTAATAAAAACATATGGTATATTGGAATTACTTATACGGGTACGTGTGCTAAAAATAGCCTATCCTGTCAATTAGATGAAAATTGTATTAAATAATGTACTGTTGGTACACCCGACTGTGTGTGAGTAATTTCACACGCTATTTCATTTGTATGGATTCAAGTGGTAAGTCGACGAGGTAAATATGTaacttatatatttgtataatatgATTCTATTTTGAACATTTGCTTTTATTCCCATTGTGATTGCTAGTTCACGAAGGAGGGAGGCGGCTTAAAGCGTTATAGTTATTGCCGAAACGTTTAAAGCAGATAGTCTAAAAGTTGTAAGGCGTGATCCAGTCAGCATTGATGTCATGATTTGTGTTTCAAAAACATAGGTAATAAGACTTTACGAGAGCTTTAAACAAGCTTGATATTTGTCGTTTCAGTAGATAACactggcacactgtttttccctataatagctctaaaacttcattgtgaTTTCGAATTTGAAACATTTCGGTTTTTAGCATCACTGAAGacacataatttgtcgaaatgcacatcc
This genomic window from Ostrea edulis chromosome 4, xbOstEdul1.1, whole genome shotgun sequence contains:
- the LOC130054345 gene encoding uncharacterized protein LOC130054345 → MGSYGKDCGNHCSSHCRNMTCNSISGSCLEGCTSGYLGSFCNKQAPIVSNDEYSTPDAYIAALSISLVINFSLVVVIVILLRLLYNRKQEMRSSDYVTSAEISPPLQVSNNDVHLYQELNIPNDSSYQNLSLRDRS